The nucleotide sequence CCCATGCCACCCAAATTTGTAATCCCAAGGACCCCCTGCATCTCTGCTTTTGTAACCTCATCAACCTTGTGACCAAACTGTAAtgaagattttgcaaaatttatttgctgTCCCGAAACCGATTCGTACTGTTTTaagatatccaaaataacctTACATTGATCCTTATCAACCTTGCAGAAAAATAGACTATCATCTGCGAACAACAAGTGCGTTATTGGCGGGCATTTATTCGCTACTTTTATCCCTGTAATAAGTTTATCCATCTCCGCTTTCCGGATATTAGCTACTAAAACTTCcgtgcataaaataaataaataaggagataaaggatcTCCCTGGCGTAAACCCCTCTCCGGGACTATCAATCCATTTGGTTGGCCATTCAAAAGAACTCTGTACTCAACCGAAGTGACACAGAACATAATCCAAGAAATCCATGTTTCCGCAAACCCCATTTTCCGAAGGATCTCCTCAACAAAAGCCCACTCAACcctatcatatgccttactcatatcgGTTTTAATCGCCATAAATTTCCCTTTACAAGACGGGTTTGTACGTAACccgtgaaacatctcctgagcaatcaGTATATTATCTGAAATCAGCCGTCCGGGGACAAAGGCCGATTGAGTCTCAGAGATAAGGCCCGGTAAAACCCTCTTCAAACGCTGgcacaatatttttgaaataatcttatatcccacattacataaactaataggACGTAAATCTGCCATCCGAGTTGGCTTTGCGACCTTAGGAATTAGGCAAATATGTGTTCTGTTTAAACTCTTATCAAAAGTACCCTCCTCAAAAAACCTAGTTACCAAAGACACAAGATCCGTTTTGACGACCCTCCATGCTTTTTGGAAGAACAGAGCTGTCATCCCGTCAGGGCCAGGGGCTTTATCCGGATACATCATAAATAAAGCTGCCTTAACCTCAGCCTCTGTGACCGGGCCCGTTAACATCCCATTATCATCATCCGTAATAACCGTTTTTACCTCCCGTAATGCTTCGTCAAAGTTTACCGGGTTGATGGATGTAAACAAATCCTCAAAGTATGAAACCGCAGTGTTGCAAATATCCGCATCTTCCGTAGACCAaacattatttttgtcaaaaagacCTGTGATCCGGTTACGGGCCCGCCTCTGCTTCGTTTGGGCATGAAAATACTTTGAATTTTTATCTCCCACCCGCATCCACTTACTCCGGCTCTTTTGATACCAGTAAACCTCTTCATCTCTATAAGCCTCGCGTAAGCGACTATGTAAATCCGTGATGACAGATGGAGGAGTGGAATCATCCGCCTGAGCCATATCCAACTGCCGTTTAAGATCCTCAATTGTATCCCTACCAAAAGGGACTTGTGTCTTGCGCCATCGAGAAATCGCCTTTCGACAATTCACAATTTTTCCCACAAAGTTAAAAGAACCCTCTGCTCGGTCCCCGTCCCAACCCGAAGAAATCGCCTCCATCAAACCTTCCTTACCAACCCAGCGACGGTAAAACATGAAATTCCTTCGCCCCCGCGGCCTTTTCGCTCCAATGTTAACCACAAGGGGCTTGTGATCAGATGCGATCATAGGCAAATATTCTGTAACCGTGTCAGGAAAAAGttcatgccaatcctcattccCTAAAGCCCTATCCAACCGACATCGTATTGGTTTTTTATCGCGCCAACCCCTCCAGGACAACAAATCCCCTAGATAAGGAAACtccaaaaaaccacaatccCGTATCATTCCATTGAAAGAAAGGAACGTAGCTGAATGGCGAAGCTTTCCTCCTCGTTTTTCATGGTTCCCCGTCAATTCATTGAAATCACCAACAATAAACCAGGGAGAGGACCGAGTGGAACCAATCCTTACTAAACGTTCCCAAACCAAATCGCGGTTTTTAGGGACAGGGTCCCCATAAACAAATGTTAAGTGGATTATGCGTCCTTTAAAAACCGCTTCAACGTCAATTAATCTATTAGACTCAAATAACACTGTGACCTGGAAATCATCTTTGTTATAAAAAAGAGCCAACCCACCACTACAACCAATCGGGTCAATAGTTTTTAAATTCTTATAGCCAAAGTGACCAATAAATTTTTCCAAATGAACTGAAGACTGTTTTGTTTCcatgagaaataaaaaatctggccGGTGCTTTGTCCACAAATCTCTGAGATTTCCAATTGTAGCCTTGTTGCCCAAACCTTGGCAATTCCAACTAAcaatattcatttaaaaaatatatatgattatccGGTGATGAGTAACCACCTACGCCAACCTCCTCGAACCCTTGAGAAGTTAAACGGAAAATTATCccaaaaacaaatccaatacACAGCATAAAATATGAGAGACCCAATTCCAAAGAGCTGATAATTAACCCAAACACAGCATAAGTGAAGAATCGAATATGAGAGACCACCGCAAAGCCAAGACCAGAAAGAAGGCCCATAAAAACTCCTAGCCCAAAAGAAGGGAACAACCATAGTCCCACACCAACGAAAAACCAAACAATATATAAGGACAATAAACCGTGAAATAGCAAGCATAAATTTGCAAGCAGCATCATGGAGAGGGAAGAATAAATTTGCAACCTGCGTACAAATGGCCAGTACTGATTCAAATCCGAGAGACCAAATaagtaaaacaaacaagagcCAACACCGTACAGTGAAAAGGAAGGGTGACAAAGTTTTATTAATTCTGATACAAAGAGGATCCattgagcaaaaacaaaacagggACATTCTAACCCCAAACACGGGAAGGAAATCGAAAAAACAACATCGATCATACGGATCAACTGTTGACAACTTATTCCAtaccaaaaacttgaaaaaagcgggaaaaacaaagaagaccaaaCCGAAGCCTGatcccaaaagaaaaaccagGACCGAGTCAGGAAGATAGCAACCTCACCCCCTTGCCAACCCTTACGCACTACACCCATCAATTAGCTGAAGAGCCTGGAGGCTTTCCTCCCTGGTGAGAACCGGCTCGCCCCTGCAGTCCAACACCCTTGGTGGCCACCTTCTTACGTGGTGAAGTTAAGGAAAGCATATTCCTCTTCTTAAGGCTAACCCCCGGTAGAACACCCTTACCCTTAGCCAGCTTGGGCCGAGGAGGTTGAACCATGTCCCCAACTTCCTCACCGTGTGACTTATCCTCAGAGGAGCCCTCTGCAGCCTCGCTAAGCATCCCAGCTGAATCTTGATCAGAGCCAGCCACCACAATGTTTCCCTCCTCTGCAGAATGCACCACCTCATTCGATAATAGTGCATCCTCTTCATGAGACACCTCAGACACACCACCATTCTCTTCCAGAATCGTGTTCATAACACCCTGGGGCTGGTTGTCCCTAATAGAGAACTCGTGATCCAAGAACTCACCTAAAGCATCCGAGAACAAAACCTCCTGCTGCGACAGCTCCATAGAACCCGAACCCATGGTACTTGCTTCCCCAGAAGCGGGAAACAAGTTCTTACACACTCTCTGAGTAGTACCTTGCACAGTGACAGGCTCCTCATCAACCAGCGGACCCTCCGGAGCCACAACAACCTCCACATTGGATCCCAAGAAGGCATCAAGCATCTTCTGCTCATTATCAGAGAAGTGGAGTCCCACCTCACTGGAGTTTAGCAGATTTAGTCCATCTCCCGAGACTGCAACCTGAGAACTTGAGACAGGAGCAGAAACCAAAGGCGTGTTTCTATCCTGCCTCACTGACCTCTCCCGAGAATTAAAATCCTTTCTACCCTTCCTTGCCTTGTTTCCAAATCCCTGCTTGTACCGATGATTAACAGGGTGAGATCCTGCACCACGACCATATCCTGCAAGAGAGGCTTGGTGAGACCCCCCTGAACTATCTCCATTGGAGCCTGAAGCATTCCCAGGGTTTCCCCCATTGACCATGGCCCCCTTGTAACTCTGAAGCTTGTCATCTTGCCGAGGCTCTAACCTATCTTCCAGCTTCTGCTTCCCATTACCACCCAAGAGTGGGCACCGTGAAACATCATGACAAAGACTATTGCACCTTCGACAGTATCCATATAAACGCTCATACCGTAAGGACACAGTCGTCTCCTCCCCACTATGAAATTCGACCGAGGCATCAAACACCAGAGGCTTGAAACCATCCAAAACAACCCTAACCCTACCATTGTCGAGATCCACCTCCTCTACCTCGCCCAAATCAGAACCTATACTACGGAAGGTCTCATCTGCCCAAAAGTGTAAGGGAACTCCCATCACACGAATCCAGAATTTGAGACTAGAAGGGTACCGTGAATCCACCACTGGCTCCCATCGGACCAAAGAAAGCATCCAATGATCAAAATGATACGGCTCTAACTTCAGGACCTCGTGAATATCCTCTTCTTGATCAAAGTCAAACTGAAAACGACCCAGACCTAGATCAGCACCAACCACCCTCTCCTCAAGCTTCCAAATCCGCGGGAGCATAAACAACAGCGCCTTCATATCCTGCATTGCGGGATTCATGCATCTGCCAATTAAGGTCTTAGCATAACCCTCAATCAACGCAGAGTTGTCAAACTGTGGAACCCTGATCTTAAGCTTCCCCTCGGACCCCGAAGAGCTACCATTCATAGCCGCTTTCAACAACCCACTCTGAGACATGACTTCCAAGGAAAGAGCAAGAAACACGAGCCCACCGGaaccaaaaagacaaaacactCGGGAACACCCAACAGAAACCCACTGATACTTTGAAAAGGAATTGAGAGAAAGCGATAGAGGATGAAGGATATCCACAGGACTGGAGACCAATTTATAATGAGCCTCAGAAGACCTAAACAAACCATCAGTAACTGCTACAAACccaagaggagaagaaaacGCAATTCCACAATAAAAACAGCCTTGATATCCAGATACGCGAACCCGAAACCAATCCACTGAGCCGCCCAAAAAGGAAACTGAGAATCCCGCAGATGTTGCCCGCAGATCCCAGAAGACCAGACTCCTAAATCCCTGAAATAAAGCCCAATCACTCCAATCAAACCGAAACAAAGGCGAGAAGACGTAGTCATAACCACCGCGTAGAAGAAACCCATGGAAAAAGATTTTGAGATCGAATATTTTCCCCATTATCCCTACACATGATGCCAACGAGAAATATGGAAAAAATCGGGAACAAACCAGAGAAAGAATCCCGAAAACCGTCTCTCTCTTTCCCAGATCTGAAAGATTTTGAATTAGACAACCGAGAAAAAACCACAAGGATCTCAAGCCAAGATCCACCCTCATTAAAACCAGATCGAAACCAAAACAGACCCAATACAGAAATCAAATCAGAGACCAGGGAATCCAAACACCATAGCTGCGATCCTTAATAATACTTATAAGTTTAATAccaaaaaatgtgaaaaatggACTTAAATGATCAATTAAAGATGAAGTCCAATATAGGCCCAACAACATTAAATCCAGATCGTATTATAGACGACTGGCGTGGCGTCGCGACTTTAAGGTTTTTAACATATTGATCGCAGTTTCAGTATCCTTGATAAATCTCCTTGTCTGATTTCTTCGTACTCTTTCTTTGCACCccattttttgagttttgacatcGTTGATGATGATTAGCTCTTTGGTGCCAGTATTGGCATGGTTCAAGAATTTAAATTACAAGACGTTctctagaaagaaaaagaagacgttctctagaaaggaaaagaagacgTTCTCTAGAGAGGAAAAGAAGCTgacgtttttgttgttttcagaTGAAATCCTCTTGAACTGTTTAGCCCGCATATCGAGACCATACTACCCGAAACTCTCCCTAGTTTCCAAGACCTTTCGCTCTCTCCTCATATCCAGTGAGCTAACCAGAGTGCGATTTCACTTGAAACCCACGAAACTCTGTTTTATGTCTGCTTACAGCTTCCCGATAGTCCTCGTCCGTCCATGTTCGTCCTCTGGATAAAACCTGGTCAAATCCTAACCAACCAACTCGAGAAGAAGGAGAGTTCTACGGCAGACACTCGGTTGGTTCAAATACCTTCTTCATATTTGTCCTCTGGATAAAACCAGGTCAAATCtgatgtttatgctttgttttgctcaccttatcaataataactttctcaaagtattaaatttcaatgactgTAAACTAAACAttcataagttcaaaatttatcttaagtgttacatgttcttttgtgTAATACATACACAAAAtctctaaaataaatatgaaaccaaaattatttGGTTTGGGCGGACAAACCCAAAAATTCCAACCATCCCACTATTTTTGTGACAACtcgtcccgttgaccccactagcggACTCCACTATATgaaacccgtcccgtggactccactagcccaccgctagctgcctcAACgaaccgtccgtggaccctgctagcccactgctagccgtccgaacggactccaagctggccctgcagggcattgatcctaacccatcactgtagatatcccaatccaccagtaggttattggtgcgccaggcattcctcgaactctggtcctcaccctttaacaaccttctcataggacaagttgccaccaattgataaaatgaaacgaccgaccttttttataatatatatatatatatatatatatatatatatataaaaataaactacaactagtggtcccatatccactagccacctaaccacattcacaatcaacagcggaataatagaaccaatatccaataataaaccaataataatccaataacaacccaatatcatagcataagcaataaccaaataccaaacaacaagaaacaaggaaccagcaacctagcaatgtttctaatgactcaactctagcaacctagcaatgccagataacatccaatcgagtccctagaacatcctcctcttcattgccttgattccacgatcacactttgcctttacctgtacCACAa is from Camelina sativa cultivar DH55 chromosome 20, Cs, whole genome shotgun sequence and encodes:
- the LOC104771273 gene encoding uncharacterized protein LOC104771273 is translated as MGKIFDLKIFFHGFLLRGGYDYVFSPLFRFDWSDWALFQGFRSLVFWDLRATSAGFSVSFLGGSVDWFRVRVSGYQGCFYCGIAFSSPLGFVAVTDGLFRSSEAHYKLVSSPVDILHPLSLSLNSFSKYQWVSVGCSRVFCLFGSGGLVFLALSLEVMSQSGLLKAAMNGSSSGSEGKLKIRVPQFDNSALIEGYAKTLIGRCMNPAMQDMKALLFMLPRIWKLEERVVGADLGLGRFQFDFDQEEDIHEVLKLEPYHFDHWMLSLVRWEPVVDSRYPSSLKFWIRVMGVPLHFWADETFRSIGSDLGEVEEVDLDNGRVRVVLDGFKPLVFDASVEFHSGEETTVSLRYERLYGYCRRCNSLCHDVSRCPLLGGNGKQKLEDRLEPRQDDKLQSYKGAMVNGGNPGNASGSNGDSSGGSHQASLAGYGRGAGSHPVNHRYKQGFGNKARKGRKDFNSRERSVRQDRNTPLVSAPVSSSQVAVSGDGLNLLNSSEVGLHFSDNEQKMLDAFLGSNVEVVVAPEGPLVDEEPVTVQGTTQRVCKNLFPASGEASTMGSGSMELSQQEVLFSDALGEFLDHEFSIRDNQPQGVMNTILEENGGVSEVSHEEDALLSNEVVHSAEEGNIVVAGSDQDSAGMLSEAAEGSSEDKSHGEEVGDMVQPPRPKLAKGKGVLPGVSLKKRNMLSLTSPRKKVATKGVGLQGRAGSHQGGKPPGSSAN